In Oreochromis niloticus isolate F11D_XX linkage group LG5, O_niloticus_UMD_NMBU, whole genome shotgun sequence, a single window of DNA contains:
- the LOC100693756 gene encoding parapinopsin-like: MQHSGSLQNASFYLGPQGEQPLPRAGFIILSIIMAIFTGPAIILNATVIIVSLMYKQLRQPLNYALMNMAVADLGTAMTGGVLSVVNNAQGYFSLGRTGCVMEGFAVSLFGITSLCTVALIAVERMFVVCKPLGQITFQKKHAVGGVILSWLWSLTWNLPPLFGWGRYELEGVGTSCAPDWHNRDPQNVSYIVAYFAVCFAVPFAIILVSYTKLMWTLHQVSKMACVEDGAVAKGEMKVASMVILMVLTFLISWMPYATLAMLVVYNPDVKIHPLVGTVPVYLAKSSTVYNPIIYIYLNKQFRKYALPFLMCGKEPREDDEASEATTTVEINKVSPS, encoded by the exons ATGCAGCACTCTGGATCTTTGCAAAATGCTTCTTTTTACCTGGGTCCTCAGGGGGAACAGCCTCTTCCACGTGCTGGCTTCATCATTCTGTCCATCATTATGGCCATTTTCACTGGTCCAGCCATCATCCTCAACGCTACAGTGATTATTGTGTCCCTCATGTACAAGCAGCTGAGGCAGCCGCTCAACTATGCTCTAATGAACATGGCTGTGGCTGATCTGGGCACAGCCATGACCGGAGGAGTGCTTTCTGTGGTCAACAACGCCCAAGGGTACTTTTCCCTGGGCAGAACAGGCTGTGTGATGGAAGGTTTTGCTGTGTCCTTGTTTG gcaTCACATCTCTGTGCACCGTTGCTCTGATCGCAGTGGAGAGGATGTTTGTGGTGTGTAAGCCACTGGGGCAAATTACCTTCCAAAAGAAGCATGCAGTTGGAGGTGTTATCTTATCTTGGCTGTGGTCCCTCACATGGAACCTGCCTCCATTGTTTGGATGGGGACGGTATGAGTTGGAGGGTGTTGGGACATCGTGTGCACCAGACTGGCACAACAGAGACCCTCAAAATGTCTCCTACATTGTGGCTTACTTTGCGGTGTGCTTTGCTGTTCCTTTTGCCATCATCCTGGTATCCTACACCAAGCTAATGTGGACATTACACCAG GTATCAAAGATGGCTTGTGTGGAAGATGGCGCAGTGGCTAAAGGGGAGATGAAGGTGGCGTCCATGGTGATCCTGATGGTCCTGACATTTCTGATCAGCTGGATGCCGTATGCCACCCTGGCCATGCTTGTGGTGTACAACCCAGACGTGAAGATTCATCCTCTGGTGGGCACAGTGCCTGTTTATCTGGCCAAGAGCAGCACTGTGTACAATCCCATTATCTATATCTACCTCAATAAGCAG TTCCGTAAATACGCTCTACCCTTCCTGATGTGCGGGAAAGAGCCACGGGAGGATGATGAGGCATCGGAGGCGACAACAACTGTGGAGATAAACAAAGTGTCTCCTTCCTGA